The proteins below are encoded in one region of Cucurbita pepo subsp. pepo cultivar mu-cu-16 chromosome LG10, ASM280686v2, whole genome shotgun sequence:
- the LOC111803909 gene encoding WUSCHEL-related homeobox 9-like: MASSNSHWPSMFKSKPCNSHHQWQHDINCLRSAPYNTVVGGYEEKSPDPKPRWNPKPEQIRILEAIFNSGMVNPPRDEIRKIRGQLQEYGQVGDANVFYWFQNRKSRSKNKLRHLHNSKSNHNSPTTTTTAAAAAPTTTTTKTTTLSPTAANPTNPTNPAATCSSSSSSDKSSPKISPMKSFTSNSVSQSYLQQPTNELLPESFFFPMPQTGDGGGVISNLGQGFCFSELCSVVQHVPDHGFESCTNLLLSESDPFKKDLMKSQPQPQPQFMNYHPYLDISTDQSLPQTTISTAIPQGVGEVYGVGGKSTVFINGVAFEVGCGPFNVREAFGDDAVLIHSTGQPVLTNDWGLTLHSLQHGAYYYLI; the protein is encoded by the exons ATGGCTTCATCAAACAGTCACTGGCCAAGCATGTTCAAGTCCAAGCCCTGCAATTCCCATCACCAATGGCAACATGACATCAACTGCCTCAGATCTGCCCCTTACAACACag TTGTTGGTGGATATGAAGAGAAAAGTCCAGACCCAAAGCCAAGATGGAATCCAAAGCCTGAACAAATTAGGATTCTTGAAGCGATTTTCAATTCAGGGATGGTGAATCCTCCAAGagatgaaattagaaaaattcgAGGTCAGTTACAAGAATATGGCCAAGTGGGTGATGCCAatgttttttattggtttcaaaacagaaaatcaaGAAGCAAAAACAAACTCCGCCATCTCCATAACTCCAAATCCAATCATAATTCCccaaccaccaccaccaccgccgccgccgccgctcctacaacaacaacaacaaaaacaactaCTCTTTCTCCCACCGCCGCCAACCCCACCAACCCCACCAACCCCGCCGCCacttgttcttcctcttcttcctccgaCAAATCCTCTCCCAAAATATCACCCATGAAAAGTTTCACCTCCAATTCGGTGTCTCAGAGCTACCTTCAACAACCCACCAACGAGCTCTTGCCTgaatccttcttcttcccaatGCCACAAACCGGCGACGGCGGCGGTGTAATCTCTAATTTGGGTCAAGGGTTTTGCTTTTCTGAGCTTTGTAGTGTAGTGCAACACGTTCCTGACCATGGGTTCGAATCTTGCACAAACCTGTTGCTGAGTGAGTCTGATCCATTTAAGAAAGATTTGATGAAGTCACAGCCACAGCCACAGCCACAGTTCATGAATTATCATCCTTATTTGGATATCTCTACGGATCAAAGCCTTCCCCAAACAACAATTTCCACCGCAATTCCtcaag GTGTAGGTGAAGTTTATGGAGTAGGAGGGAAATCAACGGTGTTCATCAATGGTGTAGCGTTCGAGGTTGGTTGTGGGCCGTTTAATGTTCGTGAGGCTTTTGGTGATGATGCCGTTCTGATTCACTCCACCGGTCAGCCTGTCCTGACCAATGACTGGGGCCTCACTCTCCACTCACTCCAACATGGCGCTTACTATTATCTG ATataa